ATTGCCCCCTTTTCTGTATCGCACTTTCGTCCACTCGTTCACTTCACGCATCAACGACATCGCGGCAAGACTCAAACTATCTTCTGCACACGGTTGAATTGCAAGGTTTTCCATCCACAACAACGTATCAAGAAGCGGCTTCACGGGTTTGAGAAGAATAGATTTGCTTTTTGTTTTCACCGGTTTTTTCGGCTTCCCCTTTGAAAGCGCATGAGCAAATGAAGAAAGTAATATTGTCAATGCAATAGCAATCGTAGCGATAATTATTATTTTAAATTTCATAGTTTCTCTTACTGATGGTAATGATTAGACAATTGAATTCGCTTCATGGTTACAGAAGCGGTGAATTAATTTTGTTTTCATTGTCCCACGACTGAAGTCGTGGGCTACTTATTGTTAACCTTCAATAATTTTTGAGAGAATGGTCAACAAGAGCAATGGTTGTTGATAAGTTTCCGAAACAAAATAAGAAAATTCTGTTGGCGATGCAAGCGATTTTCATTGACCGTGCGGGAAAATTAGAGTATATTTACAGCGACGTAAAGCCAATGTCATGACAAAATCCGAAACCACGCCGAAAGAAATTCTCGCAACTCACACGCACGAAGGTGTTCTCTACAATCAACTCGAAGGCGGACGTATCGAATGTTATTCGTGCGGACATCGTTGCGCTATCGGCGATGGGAAAGATGGAATTTGCCGTGTCAGATTTAATCGCGGCGGGAAATTGTTTGTACCGTGGGGATATGTCGCCGGATTGCAGGTTGACCCGATTGAAAAGAAACCGTTCTTCCACGCTCTTCCCGGACATCTTGCAATGAGTTTCGGAATGTTAGGGTGCGATTATCAATGCGGCTATTGTCAGAACTGGCTCACATCTCAAACACTTCGTGACCCTTCTGCAAGCGCACGGTTTGAAATTCTCTCGCCCGAAGATATCATTCTCGCCGCACATCAATACGATGCAACAGTTGTTACAAGCACATACAACGAGCCGCTCATTACTAGTGAATGGGCGGTTGAAGTTTTCAAAATTGCAAAACGCTACGGGCTCGTCACTTCATACGTCTCGAATGGAAACGGAACACCGGAAGTCATCGAATATCTCCATCCTTGGGTTGATTTGTACAAAGTGGATTTGAAGGGATTTCAGAATAAACAATACAGAAAACTTGGCGGCGTTTTGCAAACCGTGCTTGATACAATCAAATTATTGCATGAAAAGAAATTTTGGATTGAAGTTGTTACGCTCGTCGTTCCCGGATTCAATGATTCGGAAGAAGAGTTGAAAGATATTGCAAACTTTCTTGTTTCCGTTTCGCCTGATATTCCTTGGCATGTTACGGCGTTCCATTCCGACTATAAAATGCAACTCACTCCAAATACACAAATCAAATCGCTGATGCGCGCCGCA
This Ignavibacteriota bacterium DNA region includes the following protein-coding sequences:
- the amrS gene encoding AmmeMemoRadiSam system radical SAM enzyme; this translates as MTKSETTPKEILATHTHEGVLYNQLEGGRIECYSCGHRCAIGDGKDGICRVRFNRGGKLFVPWGYVAGLQVDPIEKKPFFHALPGHLAMSFGMLGCDYQCGYCQNWLTSQTLRDPSASARFEILSPEDIILAAHQYDATVVTSTYNEPLITSEWAVEVFKIAKRYGLVTSYVSNGNGTPEVIEYLHPWVDLYKVDLKGFQNKQYRKLGGVLQTVLDTIKLLHEKKFWIEVVTLVVPGFNDSEEELKDIANFLVSVSPDIPWHVTAFHSDYKMQLTPNTQIKSLMRAAEIGYEAGLHFVYAGNIPGQVGSYENTYCPKCHELLIARWGYTIQKNTMKNGCCPKCRLKVPGFWSVKK